In one window of Primulina tabacum isolate GXHZ01 chromosome 8, ASM2559414v2, whole genome shotgun sequence DNA:
- the LOC142553375 gene encoding N-terminal acetyltransferase B complex auxiliary subunit NAA25-like isoform X2, translating into MASKLGLAGGIPERRVRPIWDAIDSRQFKNALKQSASLLSKYPNSPYALALKALILERMGKNEEALSVCLNAKGILLSNDSSNVIDDLTLSTLQIVFQRLDHLDMATSCYEFACGKYPNNLELMMGLFNCYVREYSFVKQQQIAIKMYKIAGEERFLMWAVCSIQLHVCCSDGGEKLFHLAEDLLKKHIASHSLHEPEALGVYITLLEQQSKYGNALEILSGPLGSLMMIEVDKLRLQGKLLAKARDYVPAAVCFQNVLELCPDDWECFLQYLGCLLEDESMLTNTTDPNPFILAKCNNIQLEAEVFDSRMSIAVNFVQKLTAVGNNNSFRCPYLENLEIERRKILSGKGDTDKIVEDLMQYFIRFGHLGCFTSDIELFLQVLDDKKKSVLLKTLEKELELSSSVPTKALGQSISLLKIQNLIGNMFTLPVNEPSTFKGA; encoded by the exons ATGGCGTCGAAATTGGGGTTGGCGGGTGGTATTCCAGAGCGAAGGGTCCGACCCATTTGGGACGCCATTGATTCTCGCCAATTCAAGAATGCTCTCAAGCAGTCGGCTTCGCTGCTTTCTAAGTACCCCAACTCCCCATACGCACTC GCTTTGAAGGCTTTGATATTGGAAAGGATGGGAAAGAATGAGGAAGCGCTATCGGTGTGTTTAAATGCCAAAGGTATTTTATTATCCAATGACTCCAGTAACGTCATTGACGATCTCACTCTCAGCACTTTGCAGATTGTTTTCCAGCGGCTCGATCACT TGGATATGGCCACTAGTTGTTACGAGTTCGCGTGTGGCAAATATCCCAACAATTTGGAGTTAATGATGGGCTTATTTAACTGTTATGTGCGCGAATATTCATTCGTGAAGCAGCAACAG ATAGCTATTAAAATGTACAAGATTGCTGGTGAAGAAAGGTTCCTAATGTGGGCAGTTTGCAGCATTCAGTTGCAT GTTTGCTGCAGCGATGGGGGGGAAAAGCTTTTTCACTTGGCTGAAGATTTACTCAAGAAACATATAGCTTCTCACAGCTTACACGAGCCAGAAG CTCTTGGTGTTTATATAACCCTGTTGGAGCAACAATCCAAGTATGGAAATGCGTTGGAGATTCTTTCTGGGCCATTAGGATCTCTTATGATGATTGAAGTTGATAAACTTCGCTTACAG GGAAAGCTTCTTGCCAAGGCAAGAGATTATGTTCCAGCAGCTGTGTGTTTCCAGAACGTCTTAGAACTGTG TCCTGATGACTGGGAATGTTTCCTGCAATACCTTGGATGTCTGCTGGAGGACGAAAGTATGTTAACCAACACGACTGATCCTAATCCATTCATCCTTGCCAAGTGCAACAATATTCAGTTGGAAGCAGAAGTT TTTGATTCGCGTATGTCAATTGCAGTGAACTTTGTTCAGAAATTAACAGCTGTAGGCAATAACAATTCTTTTAGATGTCCATACTTGGAGAATCTTGAAATTGAAAGACGAAAGATTCTGTCTGGAAAAGGTGACACTGACAAAATAGTTGAGGATCTGATGCAATATTTTATCAG ATTTGGCCATTTGGGTTGTTTCACTTCAGACATTGAGCTGTTTCTTCAAGTTCTTGATGATAAGAAGAAGAGTGTGCTTTTGAAGACATTAGAGAAGGAATTGGAGCTCAGCAGCAGTGTGCCAACTAAAGCACTTGGCCAGTCCATAAGTCTCCTCAAAATTCAGAACTTAATTGGCAACATGTTCACTCTGCCAGTTAATG aaccttCCACTTTCAAAGGAGCTTGA
- the LOC142553375 gene encoding N-terminal acetyltransferase B complex auxiliary subunit NAA25-like isoform X1 produces the protein MASKLGLAGGIPERRVRPIWDAIDSRQFKNALKQSASLLSKYPNSPYALALKALILERMGKNEEALSVCLNAKGILLSNDSSNVIDDLTLSTLQIVFQRLDHLDMATSCYEFACGKYPNNLELMMGLFNCYVREYSFVKQQQIAIKMYKIAGEERFLMWAVCSIQLHVCCSDGGEKLFHLAEDLLKKHIASHSLHEPEALGVYITLLEQQSKYGNALEILSGPLGSLMMIEVDKLRLQGKLLAKARDYVPAAVCFQNVLELCPDDWECFLQYLGCLLEDESMLTNTTDPNPFILAKCNNIQLEAEVFDSRMSIAVNFVQKLTAVGNNNSFRCPYLENLEIERRKILSGKGDTDKIVEDLMQYFIRFGHLGCFTSDIELFLQVLDDKKKSVLLKTLEKELELSSSVPTKALGQSISLLKIQNLIGNMFTLPVNDVLSEPSTFKGA, from the exons ATGGCGTCGAAATTGGGGTTGGCGGGTGGTATTCCAGAGCGAAGGGTCCGACCCATTTGGGACGCCATTGATTCTCGCCAATTCAAGAATGCTCTCAAGCAGTCGGCTTCGCTGCTTTCTAAGTACCCCAACTCCCCATACGCACTC GCTTTGAAGGCTTTGATATTGGAAAGGATGGGAAAGAATGAGGAAGCGCTATCGGTGTGTTTAAATGCCAAAGGTATTTTATTATCCAATGACTCCAGTAACGTCATTGACGATCTCACTCTCAGCACTTTGCAGATTGTTTTCCAGCGGCTCGATCACT TGGATATGGCCACTAGTTGTTACGAGTTCGCGTGTGGCAAATATCCCAACAATTTGGAGTTAATGATGGGCTTATTTAACTGTTATGTGCGCGAATATTCATTCGTGAAGCAGCAACAG ATAGCTATTAAAATGTACAAGATTGCTGGTGAAGAAAGGTTCCTAATGTGGGCAGTTTGCAGCATTCAGTTGCAT GTTTGCTGCAGCGATGGGGGGGAAAAGCTTTTTCACTTGGCTGAAGATTTACTCAAGAAACATATAGCTTCTCACAGCTTACACGAGCCAGAAG CTCTTGGTGTTTATATAACCCTGTTGGAGCAACAATCCAAGTATGGAAATGCGTTGGAGATTCTTTCTGGGCCATTAGGATCTCTTATGATGATTGAAGTTGATAAACTTCGCTTACAG GGAAAGCTTCTTGCCAAGGCAAGAGATTATGTTCCAGCAGCTGTGTGTTTCCAGAACGTCTTAGAACTGTG TCCTGATGACTGGGAATGTTTCCTGCAATACCTTGGATGTCTGCTGGAGGACGAAAGTATGTTAACCAACACGACTGATCCTAATCCATTCATCCTTGCCAAGTGCAACAATATTCAGTTGGAAGCAGAAGTT TTTGATTCGCGTATGTCAATTGCAGTGAACTTTGTTCAGAAATTAACAGCTGTAGGCAATAACAATTCTTTTAGATGTCCATACTTGGAGAATCTTGAAATTGAAAGACGAAAGATTCTGTCTGGAAAAGGTGACACTGACAAAATAGTTGAGGATCTGATGCAATATTTTATCAG ATTTGGCCATTTGGGTTGTTTCACTTCAGACATTGAGCTGTTTCTTCAAGTTCTTGATGATAAGAAGAAGAGTGTGCTTTTGAAGACATTAGAGAAGGAATTGGAGCTCAGCAGCAGTGTGCCAACTAAAGCACTTGGCCAGTCCATAAGTCTCCTCAAAATTCAGAACTTAATTGGCAACATGTTCACTCTGCCAGTTAATG atgttctgtcagaaccttCCACTTTCAAAGGAGCTTGA
- the LOC142553375 gene encoding N-terminal acetyltransferase B complex auxiliary subunit NAA25-like isoform X3 — protein MASKLGLAGGIPERRVRPIWDAIDSRQFKNALKQSASLLSKYPNSPYALALKALILERMGKNEEALSVCLNAKGILLSNDSSNVIDDLTLSTLQIVFQRLDHLDMATSCYEFACGKYPNNLELMMGLFNCYVREYSFVKQQQIAIKMYKIAGEERFLMWAVCSIQLHVCCSDGGEKLFHLAEDLLKKHIASHSLHEPEALGVYITLLEQQSKYGNALEILSGPLGSLMMIEVDKLRLQGKLLAKARDYVPAAVCFQNVLELCPDDWECFLQYLGCLLEDESMLTNTTDPNPFILAKCNNIQLEAEVFDSRMSIAVNFVQKLTAVGNNNSFRCPYLENLEIERRKILSGKGDTDKIVEDLMQYFIRLESLDTDLAIWVVSLQTLSCFFKFLMIRRRVCF, from the exons ATGGCGTCGAAATTGGGGTTGGCGGGTGGTATTCCAGAGCGAAGGGTCCGACCCATTTGGGACGCCATTGATTCTCGCCAATTCAAGAATGCTCTCAAGCAGTCGGCTTCGCTGCTTTCTAAGTACCCCAACTCCCCATACGCACTC GCTTTGAAGGCTTTGATATTGGAAAGGATGGGAAAGAATGAGGAAGCGCTATCGGTGTGTTTAAATGCCAAAGGTATTTTATTATCCAATGACTCCAGTAACGTCATTGACGATCTCACTCTCAGCACTTTGCAGATTGTTTTCCAGCGGCTCGATCACT TGGATATGGCCACTAGTTGTTACGAGTTCGCGTGTGGCAAATATCCCAACAATTTGGAGTTAATGATGGGCTTATTTAACTGTTATGTGCGCGAATATTCATTCGTGAAGCAGCAACAG ATAGCTATTAAAATGTACAAGATTGCTGGTGAAGAAAGGTTCCTAATGTGGGCAGTTTGCAGCATTCAGTTGCAT GTTTGCTGCAGCGATGGGGGGGAAAAGCTTTTTCACTTGGCTGAAGATTTACTCAAGAAACATATAGCTTCTCACAGCTTACACGAGCCAGAAG CTCTTGGTGTTTATATAACCCTGTTGGAGCAACAATCCAAGTATGGAAATGCGTTGGAGATTCTTTCTGGGCCATTAGGATCTCTTATGATGATTGAAGTTGATAAACTTCGCTTACAG GGAAAGCTTCTTGCCAAGGCAAGAGATTATGTTCCAGCAGCTGTGTGTTTCCAGAACGTCTTAGAACTGTG TCCTGATGACTGGGAATGTTTCCTGCAATACCTTGGATGTCTGCTGGAGGACGAAAGTATGTTAACCAACACGACTGATCCTAATCCATTCATCCTTGCCAAGTGCAACAATATTCAGTTGGAAGCAGAAGTT TTTGATTCGCGTATGTCAATTGCAGTGAACTTTGTTCAGAAATTAACAGCTGTAGGCAATAACAATTCTTTTAGATGTCCATACTTGGAGAATCTTGAAATTGAAAGACGAAAGATTCTGTCTGGAAAAGGTGACACTGACAAAATAGTTGAGGATCTGATGCAATATTTTATCAG ATTGGAATCTCTGGACACAGATTTGGCCATTTGGGTTGTTTCACTTCAGACATTGAGCTGTTTCTTCAAGTTCTTGATGATAAGAAGAAGAGTGTGCTTTTGA
- the LOC142553375 gene encoding N-terminal acetyltransferase B complex auxiliary subunit NAA25-like isoform X4 encodes MASKLGLAGGIPERRVRPIWDAIDSRQFKNALKQSASLLSKYPNSPYALALKALILERMGKNEEALSVCLNAKGILLSNDSSNVIDDLTLSTLQIVFQRLDHLDMATSCYEFACGKYPNNLELMMGLFNCYVREYSFVKQQQIAIKMYKIAGEERFLMWAVCSIQLHVCCSDGGEKLFHLAEDLLKKHIASHSLHEPEALGVYITLLEQQSKYGNALEILSGPLGSLMMIEVDKLRLQGKLLAKARDYVPAAVCFQNVLELCPDDWECFLQYLGCLLEDESMLTNTTDPNPFILAKCNNIQLEAEVFDSRMSIAVNFVQKLTAVGNNNSFRCPYLENLEIERRKILSGKGDTDKIVEDLMQYFISKLLLYDHIVHF; translated from the exons ATGGCGTCGAAATTGGGGTTGGCGGGTGGTATTCCAGAGCGAAGGGTCCGACCCATTTGGGACGCCATTGATTCTCGCCAATTCAAGAATGCTCTCAAGCAGTCGGCTTCGCTGCTTTCTAAGTACCCCAACTCCCCATACGCACTC GCTTTGAAGGCTTTGATATTGGAAAGGATGGGAAAGAATGAGGAAGCGCTATCGGTGTGTTTAAATGCCAAAGGTATTTTATTATCCAATGACTCCAGTAACGTCATTGACGATCTCACTCTCAGCACTTTGCAGATTGTTTTCCAGCGGCTCGATCACT TGGATATGGCCACTAGTTGTTACGAGTTCGCGTGTGGCAAATATCCCAACAATTTGGAGTTAATGATGGGCTTATTTAACTGTTATGTGCGCGAATATTCATTCGTGAAGCAGCAACAG ATAGCTATTAAAATGTACAAGATTGCTGGTGAAGAAAGGTTCCTAATGTGGGCAGTTTGCAGCATTCAGTTGCAT GTTTGCTGCAGCGATGGGGGGGAAAAGCTTTTTCACTTGGCTGAAGATTTACTCAAGAAACATATAGCTTCTCACAGCTTACACGAGCCAGAAG CTCTTGGTGTTTATATAACCCTGTTGGAGCAACAATCCAAGTATGGAAATGCGTTGGAGATTCTTTCTGGGCCATTAGGATCTCTTATGATGATTGAAGTTGATAAACTTCGCTTACAG GGAAAGCTTCTTGCCAAGGCAAGAGATTATGTTCCAGCAGCTGTGTGTTTCCAGAACGTCTTAGAACTGTG TCCTGATGACTGGGAATGTTTCCTGCAATACCTTGGATGTCTGCTGGAGGACGAAAGTATGTTAACCAACACGACTGATCCTAATCCATTCATCCTTGCCAAGTGCAACAATATTCAGTTGGAAGCAGAAGTT TTTGATTCGCGTATGTCAATTGCAGTGAACTTTGTTCAGAAATTAACAGCTGTAGGCAATAACAATTCTTTTAGATGTCCATACTTGGAGAATCTTGAAATTGAAAGACGAAAGATTCTGTCTGGAAAAGGTGACACTGACAAAATAGTTGAGGATCTGATGCAATATTTTATCAG TAAGTTGCTGCTTTATgatcatattgttcatttttgA